The Micrococcales bacterium region ACGCGGAGAAGGTCGCGACCGCACTCACCATCGCCATGACCGCGGCGGCGGCCGGCGCGCAGGTGGACCTCTGGTTGTCCGGCCCAGCGACGCTGCTGGCGGTGCCTGACCGGGAGCCCGACGTCGGCCTGGACCACGCGCCGGACGCGCAGCAGGGGCTCGATGCGGTGGCCGGGGTCCACGTCTGCAGCCAGTGTGCAGCCCGCAGGGGCCTCACCGCCGCGGACCTGCGGCCGGGGGCCGACATCGCCGGCGCCACATCGCTGGTGGAGCAGCTGCTGGCCGGTGACACCGCACCGTGACCTACTGAGGCGCGGACCCGCAAGCAACGACTAGGCTGTACCCATGACCGAGCTCTTCTTCACGTCCCTGCTCGTGCTGGTGGCGGTGTTCATCGGATGGTTCGCCGTCTACGTCATCTACCGGCTGGTCAAGAGCGAATAGTGGATGTGCCCGAGGAACTCCTGCCCCTGTCGTGGCTGATCGGCCAGTGGGTGGGGGTGGGCACCGGCCAGTATCCGACGAGCGAGGACTTCCGGTTCGGCCA contains the following coding sequences:
- a CDS encoding DsrE family protein codes for the protein MPRLVVQLTTDDAEKVATALTIAMTAAAAGAQVDLWLSGPATLLAVPDREPDVGLDHAPDAQQGLDAVAGVHVCSQCAARRGLTAADLRPGADIAGATSLVEQLLAGDTAP